The following are encoded in a window of Peromyscus maniculatus bairdii isolate BWxNUB_F1_BW_parent chromosome X, HU_Pman_BW_mat_3.1, whole genome shotgun sequence genomic DNA:
- the LOC143270835 gene encoding cancer/testis antigen 55-like, which produces MMNLLQRISTIFQWETGSEETPQEQLQDISKLKSARGIVTTLCTDYGWINESIFFNPDMLCGKVPLNIGTSFIALVEENETTHVLKSIKVKTMTDPVDGTEPSDLDRELCIKCVTSVTQDSIYIDKENSFPVHLFSGEFMPYTGDLLLVEYSMKPGPSNMNIHTVSPLSSQNMDEVCVTSTDGKTGVVESCIFFTEDSLQKPTDYTPGLYDIVNVVAVDSIQPQCSWRAVSMIPVEMYIDQAL; this is translated from the exons ATGATGAACCTTCTACAGAGGATTTCTACCATCTTTCAGTGGGAGACAGGGTCTGAAGAGACGCCACAGGAACAACTTCAAG ATATCTCCAAGTTGAAGTCTGCCAGAGGAATTGTGACCACCCTGTGTACCGACTATGGCTGGATTAATGAATCTATCTTCTTCAATCCGGACATGTTGTGTGGCAAAGTCCCACTGAACATTGGGACAAGTTTCATTGCTCTtgtggaagaaaatgaaacaacccATGTTCTGAAATCAATCAAG GTGAAAACCATGACTGACCCTGTTGATGGTACTGAGCCATCAGACCTTGACAGAGAACTTTGTATTAAGTGTGTCACCTCGgtcacacaggacagcatctATATCGACAAGGAAAATTCTTTCCCTGTCCATCTCTTTTCTGGAG AATTCATGCCTTACACAGGAGACTTGTTGCTGGTTGAGTATTCCATGAAGCCAGGCCCTTCAAACATGAACATCCACACTGTGAGCCCCTTAAGCTCCCAGAATATGGATGAG GTTTGTGTTACCAGTACTGATGGAAAAACTGGTGTGGTGGAATCCTGTATCTTTTTTACTGAGGACTCCCTCCAGAAGCCTACAGATTATACTCCGGGATTGTATGACATCGTGAATGTGGTTGCTGTGGACAGCATTCAACCACAGTGTTCTTGGAGAGCAGTATCAATGATCCCAGTGGAAATGTATATTGACCAAGCCTTGTAA